The genomic window CGATTCCTATGTCGATGGCGCGCTGAAGCGTTTCCAGGCCCGTCATGGCCTTCCGGCTGATGGCGTCAGCGGCGAATACACCACCAAGGCGCTCAATGTTTCCGCGCAGATTCGTCTCGCGCAGCTGCAGACCAACCTCGTGCGCATCCAGTCCATGTCCGGTGATCTCGGCCAGCGTCACCTGATGGTGAATATTCCGGCTGCTGCCATCGAAGCGGTTGAAAATGAGCGCGTCGTCCTGCGCAACACCGCCGTTGTCGGCCGCGCCAGCCGCCCGACCCACGTCATCAATTCCAAGATTTACGAAGTCATCCTCAATCCTTACTGGACCGCGCCGCGTTCGATCGTCGAAAAGGACATCGTGCCGCTGATGCAGAAGGACCCGACCTATCTGGAGCGGAACAACATCCGCCTCATCGACGGCAAGGGACAGGAAGTCTCGCCGACCACGGTCGACTGGTTCGCGCCCAAGGCTCCGAACCTGATGTTCCGTCAGGATCCCGGCAAGATCAACGCCATGTCCTCGACGAAGATCAACTTCCACAATCCGAACAACGAATATATGCACGATACGCCGCAGCAGGGCCTGTTCAACAAGCTGATGCGTTTTGAATCGTCCGGTTGCGTGCGCGTGCAGAATGTTCGCGATCTGACGTCCTGGCTGCTGCGCGACACGTCCGGCTGGTCGCGCCAGGAAATGGAACGCGTCATCGCATCGCGCGTCAACACGCCGATCAAGCTCGCGCAGGAAGTGCCTGTCTATTTCGTCTACATCACCGCATGGTCGGCGAAGGACGGCGTGGTTCAGTTCCGCGACGATATCTACGGCAAGGACGGCAATGCCGAACTGGCGCTCAACACGACGGCAGGCATGGAGCAGCCGGCAGGTGCGGTGGACGACGATCTCTTGCCGCGCAACTGATCGGGCTTTTTTGCCGTCAGCGTGGAATTGTGGGCGAGGGGAGAGGTGATCGCTGGAAAGCCGGCCAGTCCCTCCGCCGTCATCCTCGGGCTTGTCCCGAGGATCTAATCACCTATCGTAAAATAGAAGCGTTGCAGATCCTCGGGACAAGCCCGAGGATGACGCGAGTGTGTGGCTTGGCCGCGCATCATCGAAGCGCCGCCTTTATTTTCCGTCGTATCCTGTTTTTCATAAAAACATCTGTCACTTTTCGCCGCAACGTCGCAGTTTGACGGGCAAATCTCGCTGCCCGTATTGCTCTTGTCCGGGCAGGGCGCTAAGACGCCATCGCATTACTGTTTCAGGAGCCTTCACCATGTCGAACACAGATGCTTTCTTCTCCCGTCCGCTTGCCGAAGTCGATCCGGATATTTTCGGCGCGATCGAGAAGGAACTGGGTCGCCAGCGCCACGAGATCGAACTGATCGCCTCGGAAAACATCGTTTCCCGCGCCGTGCTTGAAGCGCAGGGTTCGATCATGACCAACAAATATGCCGAAGGTTATCCGGGCAAGCGTTATTACGGCGGCTGCCAGTTCGTCGACATCGCTGAAGAGCTTGCCATCGAACGCGCCAAGAAGCTGTTCGGCGTCAACTTCGCCAACGTCCAGCCGAACTCCGGTTCGCAGATGAACCAGGCCGTGTTCCTCGCGCTGTTGCAGCCGGGTGATACCTTCATGGGGCTCGACCTGAACTCGGGAGGCCATCTGACGCACGGGTCGCCGGTCAACATGTCCGGCAAGTGGTTCAATGTCGTGTCCTACGGCGTGCGCGAAGGCGACAACCTGCTCGACATGGACGAAGTGGAGCGCAAGGCCAAGGAAACCCGGCCGAAGCTGATCCTCGCCGGCGGCACGGCCTATTCGCGCGTCTGGGACTGGAAGCGTTTCCGCGAGATCGCCGATGAAGTCGGCGCTTACCTCATGGTCGACATGGCCCACATCGCCGGTCTCGTCGCCGGTGGCCAGCATCCGTCGCCGTTCCCGCATTGCCACGTTGCCACCACCACCACGCACAAGTCGCTGCGCGGCCCGCGTGGCGGCATGATCCTCACCAATGACGAGGATCTGGCCAAGAAGTTCAACTCGGCAGTATTCCCCGGCCTGCAGGGCGGCCCGCTGATGCATGTCATCGCCGCCAAGGCGGTTGCCTTCGGTGAAGCATTACAGCCGGAATTCAAGGACTATGCCGCTCAGGTCGTCAAGAACGCCAAGGCACTGGCCGAAACCCTGATCGAAGGCGGCCTCGATGTCGTCTCCGGCGGCACCGACAACCACCTGATGCTGGTCGATCTCCGCAAGAAGAACGCTACCGGCAAGCGTGCGGAAGCAGCCCTCGGCCGCGCTTACGTGACCTGCAACAAAAACGGCATTCCTTTCGACCCGGAAAAGCCTTTCGTCACCTCTGGCGTCCGTCTCGGCACGCCGGCCGGCACGACGCGCGGTTTCAAGGAAGCGGAATTCCGCGAAATCGGCAAGCTGATCGTCGAGGTTCTCGACGGCCTGAAGGTTGCCAATTCGGACGAGGGCAATGCCTCGGTCGAGGCTGCGGTGCGTGAAAAGGTTGTCAGCCTGACCGACCGTTTCCCGATGTACCCTTACATGTAAGGAAAGAAGACGATGCGCTGCCCCTTTTGCGGTTCCGAAGACACACAGGTCAAGGACTCGCGTCCGGCGGAGGACAACACCTCCATCCGTCGGCGGCGCATCTGCCCGGATTGCGGCGGCCGCTTCACGACCTATGAGCGCGTGCAACTGCGCGAGCTGATGGTCATCAAGAAAAGCGGCCGCAAGTTGCCTTTCGATCGGGAAAAGCTGGTGCGATCCTTCGAGATCGCGCTGCGCAAGCGCCCGGTTGACCGCGACCGGATCGAGCGTGCCGTCTCCGGCATTGCCCGCCGCCTGGAAAGCTCCGGCGAGACGGAAATCCCCTCGGAAGAAATCGGCCTGCAGGTTCTGGAGGCGCTGAAAAGCCTCGATGACGTGGCTTTTGTGCGCTACGCCTCGGTCTATCGTGATTTCAGCCATGCCGAGGATTTCGAGAACGTGATTGCCGAAATCAACGCCAAAATCGCCCGCGATACGGACGCCGGAGTGTAGACGTGACGAGCCGTGCCGATGACGAAAAATTCATGGCAAGGGCAATCGAGGTTTCGCTTCGCCATCAGGGCCAGACGCTGACCAATCCCTCCGTTGGCTGCGTGCTCGTCAAAGACGGGAAAATCATCGCCGAAGCCGTGACCGCCATCGGCGGCCGGCCCCATGCTGAACGGCAGGCGCTGGAAATCGCCGGCGAGGCGGCCCGTGGTGCTACCGCCTATGTGACGCTCGAACCATGCTCGCACTGGGGCAAAACCCCGCCATGCGCCAATGCCCTGGTGGAATACGGCGTCGCCCGTGTGGTGGTGGCGGTGGATGATCCGGATGAGCGCGTTTCGGGCCGCGGCTATACGATTTTACGGGATGCCGGCATTGTGGTGGAAACCGGACTGCTGCGTGCCGAGGGGAAGCGGGCGCTTGCCGGTTACCTCACACGCCAGGTGAAAAAACGCCCGCATGTGATTCTGAAGCTTGCCGTTTCTGCCGATGGCATGATCGGCCGGGAAGGCGAGGGGCAGGTGGCGATTACCGGTCCTGAGTCGCGGCATGCGGTCCATGAACTGCGGGCGCGTTGCGATTGTATTCTCGTCGGTATTCGCACTGCGATAGCGGATGACCCGGAACTGACGGTGCGGATCGCCGGCATGGAGCAGCGCTCGCCGGTGCGCATCGTGCTGGACCGGCAGTTTGAATTGCCGCTGACGTCGAAGCTGGTGCGGAGTGCGCGTGAAATTCCGGTGGTGGTTGCCGCTTTACCCCCCTCTGCCCTGCCGGGCATCTCCCCCGCAAGGGGGGAGATCGATGGAGCGCCATCTAGCCCTGCATCGACGGGCAGAGAGGGTGAATCGAAGGCGAGATTTAAGCGCGAGGCTAGCCCTTTGCCGATCTCCCCCCTTGAGGGGGAGATGCCCGGCCGGGCAGAGGGGGGTAACCCCGACCACCGCCGCCAACTCCTGAGCAACGCCGGCGTGCAAATCCTAGAAGCGCCATCGCTCGAAAACCTCCTCCACATCCTCGCCGATAGCGGCATGTCGGAACTTCTGGTCGAAGGCGGCGCCTTTGCCGCAAAATCATTCCTTGAAGCCGGGCTGGTGGACCGTATCATGCTGTTCGAAAGCCCTGTCGTGATCGGTGAGGCCGGCATTGAAACGCCGCTTCGTCATGCCGATATCACGGGCGATTATGCTCTGGTCAGCGAAACCGCCTATGGGCCGGATCGCTGCTTCGATTATGAAAGGCCGATTTGATGTTTACCGGAATTGTCACCGATGTCGGAACCGTGTCCGAGCTGGAAGCGCTGCCGGAGGGTGTCCGCCTGCGCGTGGCGACCAATTACGATCCGAAGACCATCGATATGGGCGCATCGATCTCCCATGGCGGCGTGTGCCTGACGGTGACGAAGCTGCCTGATGACGGCAGCAATGAACGCTGGTACGAGGTCGAGGCGTGGGAAGAGGCGCTGCGCCTCACGACCATTGCAGGCTGGAAACAAGGCACCCACGTCAATCTGGAGCGGGCGCTCAAGATCGGCGACGAACTCGGTGGCCACATCGTCTCCGGCCATGTCGATGGCAGGGCGGAAATCCTGTCGGTCGAATCGGAAGGTGAGGCGGTGCGTATTCGCCTGCGCGCGCCTGCGCATCTGGCGAAATTCGTTGCCCCCAAGGGCTCCGTGGCGCTCGACGGTACGTCGCTCACCGTCAATGCCGTCGAAGGCACCGATTTCGACGTGCTGCTGATCCGTCACACGCTTGCCGTGACCACCTGGGGTGAACGACAGCCGGGTGATTTCGTCAATTTCGAAGTCGATACGATGGCGCGTTATGCCGCCAGGCTAGCGGAGTTTCCTTCGGCGTCAACCCGGCAGGAGCCCATTGCCTGAAATGCGGATTCTGGTGGTCCTCGCTCATCCACTGGAGGAAAGCTTCGCCGCGGGCGTTGCGGAGACAATACGGCGCAAACTCCTCGCGAACGGGCACACGGTCGATTTCCTGGATCTCTACCGAGAGAATTTCGATCCCCGGCTGACATCTGCCGAGCGCGCCGGTTATTTTCAGCCGGACTACGATGTTTCGGAGGCCGAGCCCTTCGTCTACCGTCTCCAGCAGGCGGATGGGCTTGTGCTGGTTTTCCCTCAGTGGTGGTTCAATTTTCCAGCGATCCTTAAAGGGTATGTCGATAGGGTTTTTGTTCCCGGCGTAGCCTTCGACAACGATCCGGCTGGTGGTCGACTCCGTCCAAAGCTTAAAAATATTCGCGTGTTGTGGGCCTTTACCACGACTGGCTCTCCATGGTGGATCGTGCATCTATATATGGGTAACCCCGTGAGAAGGCTGCTTGAGCGGGGCATCGCTGCATTTTGCGCGAGAGGTCTCGATTTCAAGCTGGTTAATCTCTACGATATGGACCGGTCGAACGAGGAGAAACGACGGGCGCATCTGGCACGAGTCGAGATGCTGGTCGGTCGCTTGTGAGCAGGAAAGCCATTTGCAGTCTACTTTCGGCCAAATGAGGTAGGGAAACCATCATGCCGTCTTTTGAACTGCTGACAGCCTTTTTCATCACCACTGCCCTGTTTGCCTATATTCCCGGCCCGGCCATGCTTTATGCGGCCGCGCAAACCATGGCGCGTGGCCGGTTTGCCGGGTTGATGGCGGTGCTCGGCATCCATGTCGGCTGCTATTTCCATATCTTCGCGGCGGCGGCGGGCCTTTCGGTGCTGTTTCAGGCGGTGCCGTGGCTTTACCTCGCGGTGAAGCTGTGTGGCGCGCTTTATCTGGTCTGGCTCGGTTTCTCGATGGTGCGCAGCAAGATGGAAGGGGAGGCGGTCAATCTGACCATCGAACCGAAATCGGCACGTCGCGCGTTCATCGACAGCATCATCGTTGATGTGCTCAACCCGAAGACCGCGCTGTTTTTTCTTGCCTTCCTGCCGCAATTCGTTGATCCCACCGCCGCCTTTCCTGTCTGGCTGCAGTTCCTGATCCTCGGCATCGCCGTCAATCTCATCTTCTCGTCTGCCGATCTGGTCGGCGTGCTTCTGGCGGGCGCCATGGTTGGGCGTCTGAAACGATCCAGCACCGTGCAGGCTCTGGCCCGCCGCGCCGCCGGAACGGTGCTCATGGGACTTGGGGTCCATCTGGCCTTCCAGAAAAGCTGATTTTTCAGCCGCACCGCATGCATATCAAGCCTTGCAGGATGCTGTGCAAACGGGTCATGCTGCGCGGGCAATGCATGAAAATACTTGCCAAGAACGGCCAGCCGTGGTTTGACCGCCGCAAATACCGGTATGATCCGGCGTAAAGCTTTTCGGGAAAATCCCCAGGAACCCTCACATGTCCAAACCCCATCTTCTTATCGTGGAAGCACGTTTTTATGACGATATGGCGGATGCCCTTCTCGAGGGCGCGAAGTTCGCGCTCGAGGAAGCTGGCGCCACCTATGACGTCATCACCGTTCCCGGCGCGCTGGAAATCCCTGCCGCCATCGCCATGGCGCTCGATGGAGCGGACAATGACGGCACGGAATATGACGGCTTCGTCGCACTCGGCATGGTCATTCGTGGCGAGACCTATCACTTCGATATCGTCTCCAACGAATCCTCCCGCGCCCTGATGGATCTCGCCGTCAGCGAATCGCTGCCGATCGGCAACGGCATCCTCACCGTCGAAAATGACGAGCAGGCCTGGGCGCGCGTGCGCCGCTCCGACAAGGACAAGGGCGGTTTCGCTGCCCGTGCGGCGCTCACGATGATCGAGCTGAAAAAGAAACTGGGTGGCTGAACGCATGTCGGATGTTGAAAACGGCGGCGAACCGCGCCAGCCTTCGGTAAAGCCCGCAAACCAGCGCGGCGCGGCCCGTCTTGCGGCCGTGCAGGCGCTTTACCAGATGGATGTCGGTGGAACCGGCGTGATGGAAGTCGTTGCCGAATATGAGGCGCACCGTCTGGGCCAGGAAGTCGATGGCGACACCTACCTGAAGGCCGATCCTTCGTGGTTCCGTTCGATCGTCTCGGGCGTCGTGCGCGATCAGACGAAAATCGATCCGCTCGTGCGCTCAGCCCTTCTGGAAGACTGGCCGCTTTCGCGTCTCGATGCCACCGTGCGCGCCATCCTGCGTGCCGGCACCTTCGAGATTCTGGAGCGTAAGGACGTGCCGGTTGCCGTCATCGTCACGGAATATGTCGAAATCGCCCGCGCTTTCTTCGAACATGACGAGCCCAAGCTGGTGAACGCGGTTCTGGACCGCATCGCCAAGCAGGTGCGCGGCGAGGCAAAACGCTGAAATAAAAACAGGTGAGGAAGAGATGAGCGCGGTTTCCGTCCCCGGACTAGAGGTTCAACTGGACGAGGCGAAGCGCAACGTCTTCCTTCTGACCATGGCGCAGGCGATCATGGGATCGGCCGCGCCTTTGAGCTTTTCGGTCGGCGCGCTCGCGGGTTATCAGTTGCTCGGCGCCGACAAGTCGCTGGCAACTGCGCCGCTCACCGGCTTCAACATCGGCGTGGCGTTTGGTGCCATCTGCGTTGCGGCTGCATCCCGTTTCCTCGGCCGCAAGGCCGGCTTCATGGTCGGCGCGCTGATGTGCTCCATCGGCGGCGGCATCGCCGCAGTCGCGCTCTTCCGCTCGGATTTCTGGCTGTTTGCCGTCGGACTGCTGCTGATCGGCATTTCTGGCGGCTTCACGCAGAAAATCCGCTTTGCGGCGGCCGACGCATCGCCGTCCTTTTACAAGCCTAAGGCAATCTCGTGGATTCTGGCGGGCGGCATCATCTCCGCCATTGTCGGGCCGCAACTGGCGATTCTCGGCAAGGATCTGCTTGCGCCGGTCACTTTTGCCGGCGCATTCATCGCGCTGGTGCCGCTCGGTCTCGTTTCGATCGCCATTCTGGCGTTCCTGAAATTACCCGACCCGAAGGCCGCGTCCATCCATACGGAGGCGGTGAGACCCCTGTCGGAAATCGTCCGTACCCAGCGTTTCGTCACCGGCATGATCTGCGGCATCGGTTCTTACGCCTTGATGACCTTCATGATGACCGGTGCGCCGCTTGCCATGGTGGTCGGCTGCGGTTTCCCGACCGAACTCGCCACGCTCGGCATCCAGTGGCACGTTCTCGCCATGTTCGCGCCGAGCTTCTTCACCGGCATGCTGATTTCCCGATTCGGCGCGGAAAAAATCGTGGCGGCTGGCCTCATCGTGCTGATGGCCTGCGCCGTCGTCGCCCATATGGGCATAGAACTGTGGAATTTCTGGGCAGCACTCGTTCTGCTCGGCCTTGGCTGGAATTTCGGTTTCATCGGCGCAACCGCCATCATCACATCAAGCTACCGCCCGCATGAGGCGGACAAGGTGCAGGGATTCCACGATATCGTGCTGTTCGGCACGGTGGCGTTGTCGTCCTTCTCCTCCGGCAAGGTGTTTACGGCCTGGGGCTGGTCGGTGATGAACCTTGTCATCTGGCCGGTTGCGGGCCTTTGCCTCGTGCTCGTCCTGTCGCTCCTGCTGAGGTCGCGCACGAACGCTGCGTAAGGTCGCGCTCGTTCTCTACCCCTTTCATGTTTCAGGCAAATTTGTGGGCTTGACGCCGCACCTTTCGCCAACGCAATCTTGCCGCGCAGGTCGTTTTTCCTTGGGAGGGGAATAAATGGCCACGACAGGACCTGGAGTGCGTTTCATCGCCCGGTCCTTGCACATGGTTCGCCACGCCGGGGAGGGAGTGAGACCCGGCCTTTTGGGAGGTAAGTGCGCATGACCGTAATACCCATAGTAATTTTATGCGGTGTCCTGTCCGTGGTTTACGCGGTATGGGCGACCAAGAGTGTTCTCGATGCCGATCAGGGCAACGAGCGTATGCGTGAAATAGCAGGTTATATCCGTGAAGGCGCACAGGCTTATCTCACCCGTCAATATCTCACCATCGCCGTCGTCGGACTGATCGTCGCCATTCTGGCCTGGTATCTCTTGTCCTCCATGGCGGCCATCGGCTTCATCATCGGCGCGGTTCTGTCTGGTGTCGCCGGTTTCGTCGGCATGCATGTTTCCGTGCGCGCCAATCTGCGCACCGCGCAGGCCGCCTCGCACAGCCTTTCCGCCGGTCTCGATATCGCCTTCAAGTCGGGCGCCATCACCGGCATGCTGGTGGCGGGTCTCGCGCTGCTCGGCGTCTCCATCTATTATTACATCCTGACAGCAGTGATGGGCCATCCGGCCGGCTCGCGTGAGGTGATCGATGCGCTGGTGTCGCTCGGCTTCGGCGCCTCGCTGATCTCCATCTTCGCCCGTCTCGGCGGCGGCATCTTTACCAAGGGCGCCGATGTCGGCGGCGATCTCGTCGGCAAGGTCGAGGCCGGCATTCCCGAGGACGACCCGCGCAACCCGGCAACCATCGCCGACAATGTCGGCGATAACGTCGGTGACTGCGCCGGTATGGCGGCGGACCTGTTCGAGACCTATGCCGTCTCTGTTGTCGCGACCATGGTTCTCGCCGCGATCTTCTTTGCCGGAACGCCGATACTGGAAAGCGCCATGGTCTATCCGCTGGCGATCTGCGGCGCCTGCATCCTGACCTCGATTGCCGGCACGTTCTTCGTGAAGCTCGGCACCAACAACTCCATCATGGGCGCACTCTACAAGGGGCTCATCGCCACCGGCATCTTCTCCGTCGTCGGCCTAGCGGTGGCAACCTATGCCACGGTCGGCTGGGGAACGATCGGCACGGTGGCCGGCATGGAGATCACCGGCACCAACCTCTTCTTCTGCGGATTGGTCGGCCTCGTCGTAACGGCGCTGATCGTCGTCATCACCGAATATTATACCGGCACCAACAAGCGGCCGGTCAACTCCATCGCCCAGGCATCGGTTACCGGCCATGGCACCAACGTCATCCAGGGCCTCGCGGTCTCGCTGGAATCAACGGCGCTGCCGGCCATCGTCATCGTCGGCGGCATCATCGCAACCTACCAGCTCGGCGGCCTGTTCGGCACAGGTATCGCCGTTACCGCCATGCTCGGACTGGCGGGCATGATCGTGGCACTCGACGCCTTCGGTCCGGTCACGGACAATGCCGGCGGCATTGCCGAAATGGCCGGTCTTGATCCGGATGTGCGCAAGGCGACCGACGCGCTGGATGCCGTCGGCAACACCACCAAGGCGGTGACCAAGGGTTACGCCATCGGTTCGGCCGGTCTCGGCGCGCTGGTATTGTTTGCGGCCTATGCCAACGACCTGTCCTATTTCGCGGCTAATGGCGATACCTATCCTTACTTCAAGGACGTCGGAGAAATCTCCTTCAGCCTCGCCAATCCTTACGTGGTTGCCGGCCTGCTGTTCGGCGGTCTCATCCCCTATCTCTTCGGCGGCATCGCCATGACGGCCGTGGGCAAGGCGGCAAGCGCCATCGTCGAGGAAGTCCGCCGCCAGTTCCGCGAAAAACCCGGCATCATGGCCGGTACGGAGAAACCTGATTACGGCAAGGCCGTGGACCTGCTGACCAAGGCTGCGATCAGGGAAATGGTCATCCCGTCGCTTCTGCCGGTTCTGGCGCCTCTCGTGGTTTATTTCGGGGTGCTGTTGATCTCGGGCTCCAAGGCATCAGCCTTTGCCGCGCTGGGTGCATCCTTGCTGGGTGTCATCATCAACGGGCTGTTCGTGGCAATTTCCATGACGTCTGGCGGTGGCGCATGGGACAATGCCAAGAAGAGCTTCGAAGACGGCTTCGTCGACAAGGACGGCGTGCGCCACGTCAAGGGTTCCGAGGCGCACAAGGCGTCGGTGACGGGCGACACGGTTGGTGATCCCTACAAGGATACCGCAGGTCCAGCCGTCAACCCGGCCATCAAGATCACCAATATCGTGGCGCTGCTGCTGCTGGCGGTTCTTGCCCACTAAAGGCTACTGTTTCCGACAAATGAAAAGGCCCGGGGAGCGATCCCCGGGCCTTTGAATTTTCCGTTCCTGCCGCGATCAGGGGGTGTTGCCGCCCTGGCCGAGAATGCTCTTGGCTATGTTGGAGCCCGAGGTGCCGCCAGAGAGCAACTGCTGCAGGAAGGTGAGATCCTTGCCGCCGGTCGGCGTGGTGCGCGAAATCGTATCGAAGACCTTGCCGTCCTGCAGCGCGTAATTGGCCTTGCGCTCGATCACGCCGTCCTTGTTGAAATAGATCGCGAGAATGTTCTGCTCCACCAGCGACGGCTTCATGAAGGCCACGCGGCGCACGCGCTTCTGCGAGATGTAATAGAATACCTCGTTGCCGAAGGTCGCCGTGGTGGAGGGCGTGCCCATGGTCAGGAGAACCTGCTCGCGGCTGGAACCTTCCGGGATCAGCTGCAGCGATTGGTCGTCCATGACGTAGCCGTTGTGGAATACATCTGTCGTGCTGGTGCAGGCGGAAAGCAGGCCGGATGCGAGCACGATTGCGATGGCGGTTTTGCTCAGAATTTTGCCGTGACTTGCGGATTTCTGCTTGCTCAACTGCTTTTCCCCGACTGCGATCATGAATGGCACCTTCCGGCATTGCTTGGTGCACAGTGTCTGTGCACATGATTGTGTCAATCCGGGGACGGAAAATCCCGATCACCCCCCAAATTCAATGCTTTCCCGGCCTTTTGGAACTCCTCCGGTTCTCTTCGACTGTTTCAGCCCAAAGACGAACGTGACCGTGACAGCATTGCAATTCGTGGATGCTTCGGTAAACCAGCTTTGACGATCATGCAACAAGTGCGATGGGCGGTAAGCGCATTCACCCGTCCCCTTCGGAAAAAAACGATGATATTCGGGCTGTTCAGACAGAAAAACAACAACCGCGCCATAGTCGATCGGCAATATGCGACCTTGACGGCGGCCGCGCGCACGCCCGGATTTTATCTCGATCTTGGTGTGCCCGATACCGTCATGGGCCGTTTCGAGATGCTCTCGGTCATCATGATTCTCTATTTTCGCCGCACCAAATCATCGGGCGTCAGCGGGCAGGAGATCGCCCAGGAGATCGTCGATGCCTTTTTCCAGGACATCGATCACTCCATCCGCGAATTGGGGATAGGCGACCAGGGTGTGCCGAAACGCATGAAGAAATTCGCTGGCATGTTCTATGGACGGCTCGAATCCTATGCGGCGGCGCTGGATGCATCCGACCGCGCCGCTCTTGCCGCAGCGCTCCGGCGCAATATATATCCGCAGGTAGACGACAAGGCCCCCGAGATGGATGGGCTGGCGGGCTGGATGATGGAAGCATCGCAAGCCCTTGCCGCCCAGTCCGAAGAGACGATTGCAACCGGAAGCCTGACGCTGCCCTTGCCTGGACAATGAGGTTCACGATGAACGCGCGACACCCCGCAAATGACGACCTGCCTTTTTCCTATCCCGTAAAGGTAGGTCATATTTCCGCCAATCCGGTCAGGATTGGTCTCGAAGCCAGTGCCGAGGAACTGAAGGCGCTGGCGAAATTCTGGGATGTGGTCTCCGTCGAATATCTGAAGGCGGAGCTGCAGGTCACCCGCTGGAAGAAGGATGGCATCAAGATCAAGGGCGAGGTGCATGCGACGGTGACCCAGGCTTGCGTCGTGACGCTTGAGCCGGTCATGAGCAAGATCGACGAGACCGTGGAGCATATTTTCGTGCCGGAAGGATCGAAGCTGGCTCGGATGGTGACGAATGAGGAAGGCGAGATCGTGATCGACTCTGATGGTCCCGACATTCCCGACCAGTTCACCGGCGATAGCATCGATGTTGGCGCCGTGGTTGCGGAATTCGCGGCCCTTGCGATCGATCCCTATCCGCGCAAGGCGGACATTGAATTTACCGATACGACCGTCAACGAACCCGAGGAAGAAAAGCGTCCGTCGCCTTTCGCCGTGTTGAAAGACTGGAAAAAAGACTGAATGGCCCGGACGGGCTGAAATAAATATATTGTATCAGAAGCCGGAAAAGGTATTTTCGCGCGAAATCCGCTTGAGTGGCGGCAAAAAGGATAAGGGACGAGTGATCAGAATTGCAATTGACGTCATGGGTGGCGATTTCGGCCCAGATGTTGCCATACCCGGTGCCGCCAAGGCGCTTGAACGGCACAACGATGTAACTTTTCTGCTCTACGGGCAGAAGAGCAAATGCGACCCCATTCTGGCACAATATCCCGCCCTTCGGGAAAAGTCGGTTTTTCACGATTGTGAAGTCTCGGTCAGCATGGACGAGAAGCCGAGCCAGGCGCTGCGCCGTGGCCGCTACGTTTCCAGCATGTGGCGCGCCATCGAGGCGGTGAAGCTCGGCGAGGCGGATGTTGCGGTTTCCGCCGGCAATACCGGGGCGCTGATGGCCATGGCCAAATTCT from Agrobacterium tumefaciens includes these protein-coding regions:
- a CDS encoding L,D-transpeptidase family protein; the encoded protein is MTKKSVSDPVSRRTLLRSAVSVGVAALAAPALAQDAFNDLMGSSRRGNWDDQFDANTSRSAVGVVSNNPVLGREAPIYMQQAIMQYQQIVQNGGWPDVPTSQQRLQIGVSDPSVQALRQRLMVSGDLPREAGISSAFDSYVDGALKRFQARHGLPADGVSGEYTTKALNVSAQIRLAQLQTNLVRIQSMSGDLGQRHLMVNIPAAAIEAVENERVVLRNTAVVGRASRPTHVINSKIYEVILNPYWTAPRSIVEKDIVPLMQKDPTYLERNNIRLIDGKGQEVSPTTVDWFAPKAPNLMFRQDPGKINAMSSTKINFHNPNNEYMHDTPQQGLFNKLMRFESSGCVRVQNVRDLTSWLLRDTSGWSRQEMERVIASRVNTPIKLAQEVPVYFVYITAWSAKDGVVQFRDDIYGKDGNAELALNTTAGMEQPAGAVDDDLLPRN
- the glyA gene encoding serine hydroxymethyltransferase — protein: MSNTDAFFSRPLAEVDPDIFGAIEKELGRQRHEIELIASENIVSRAVLEAQGSIMTNKYAEGYPGKRYYGGCQFVDIAEELAIERAKKLFGVNFANVQPNSGSQMNQAVFLALLQPGDTFMGLDLNSGGHLTHGSPVNMSGKWFNVVSYGVREGDNLLDMDEVERKAKETRPKLILAGGTAYSRVWDWKRFREIADEVGAYLMVDMAHIAGLVAGGQHPSPFPHCHVATTTTHKSLRGPRGGMILTNDEDLAKKFNSAVFPGLQGGPLMHVIAAKAVAFGEALQPEFKDYAAQVVKNAKALAETLIEGGLDVVSGGTDNHLMLVDLRKKNATGKRAEAALGRAYVTCNKNGIPFDPEKPFVTSGVRLGTPAGTTRGFKEAEFREIGKLIVEVLDGLKVANSDEGNASVEAAVREKVVSLTDRFPMYPYM
- the nrdR gene encoding transcriptional regulator NrdR, translated to MRCPFCGSEDTQVKDSRPAEDNTSIRRRRICPDCGGRFTTYERVQLRELMVIKKSGRKLPFDREKLVRSFEIALRKRPVDRDRIERAVSGIARRLESSGETEIPSEEIGLQVLEALKSLDDVAFVRYASVYRDFSHAEDFENVIAEINAKIARDTDAGV
- the ribD gene encoding bifunctional diaminohydroxyphosphoribosylaminopyrimidine deaminase/5-amino-6-(5-phosphoribosylamino)uracil reductase RibD, giving the protein MTSRADDEKFMARAIEVSLRHQGQTLTNPSVGCVLVKDGKIIAEAVTAIGGRPHAERQALEIAGEAARGATAYVTLEPCSHWGKTPPCANALVEYGVARVVVAVDDPDERVSGRGYTILRDAGIVVETGLLRAEGKRALAGYLTRQVKKRPHVILKLAVSADGMIGREGEGQVAITGPESRHAVHELRARCDCILVGIRTAIADDPELTVRIAGMEQRSPVRIVLDRQFELPLTSKLVRSAREIPVVVAALPPSALPGISPARGEIDGAPSSPASTGREGESKARFKREASPLPISPLEGEMPGRAEGGNPDHRRQLLSNAGVQILEAPSLENLLHILADSGMSELLVEGGAFAAKSFLEAGLVDRIMLFESPVVIGEAGIETPLRHADITGDYALVSETAYGPDRCFDYERPI
- a CDS encoding riboflavin synthase, translated to MFTGIVTDVGTVSELEALPEGVRLRVATNYDPKTIDMGASISHGGVCLTVTKLPDDGSNERWYEVEAWEEALRLTTIAGWKQGTHVNLERALKIGDELGGHIVSGHVDGRAEILSVESEGEAVRIRLRAPAHLAKFVAPKGSVALDGTSLTVNAVEGTDFDVLLIRHTLAVTTWGERQPGDFVNFEVDTMARYAARLAEFPSASTRQEPIA
- a CDS encoding NAD(P)H-dependent oxidoreductase, whose translation is MRILVVLAHPLEESFAAGVAETIRRKLLANGHTVDFLDLYRENFDPRLTSAERAGYFQPDYDVSEAEPFVYRLQQADGLVLVFPQWWFNFPAILKGYVDRVFVPGVAFDNDPAGGRLRPKLKNIRVLWAFTTTGSPWWIVHLYMGNPVRRLLERGIAAFCARGLDFKLVNLYDMDRSNEEKRRAHLARVEMLVGRL
- a CDS encoding LysE family translocator, which encodes MPSFELLTAFFITTALFAYIPGPAMLYAAAQTMARGRFAGLMAVLGIHVGCYFHIFAAAAGLSVLFQAVPWLYLAVKLCGALYLVWLGFSMVRSKMEGEAVNLTIEPKSARRAFIDSIIVDVLNPKTALFFLAFLPQFVDPTAAFPVWLQFLILGIAVNLIFSSADLVGVLLAGAMVGRLKRSSTVQALARRAAGTVLMGLGVHLAFQKS